The Ooceraea biroi isolate clonal line C1 chromosome 1, Obir_v5.4, whole genome shotgun sequence genome has a window encoding:
- the LOC105277981 gene encoding 2-oxoisovalerate dehydrogenase subunit beta, mitochondrial, whose protein sequence is MMLSKLSRQLRNAGRKLLLSHGNTPDQCKHVRAIHFTYFPSETPYADGETQKLNMYQAINEGLALALENDPRTVIFGEDVAFGGVFRCTINLKKRFGADRVFNTPLCEQGIAGFGIGLANAGISAIAEIQFADYIFPAFDQLVNEAAKMRYRSGNMFDCGKLTVRAPWGAVGHGGLYHSQCPEAYFAHTPGLKVVVPRGAAQAKGLLLSCIEEPDPCIMFEPKILYRKAIDQVPKAHYKIDIGKGEVVRKGDAVTLVGWGTQVHVLLEVADLVQEKLNVSCEVIDLISILPWDAELVCESVKKTGRVIIAHEAPMTNGFGAEIAATIQAECFLHLEAPVQRVTGWDCPFPHIFEPFYLPDKWRCFAAIRDILKY, encoded by the exons ATGATGCTCAGTAAGTTGAGCCGACAGCTGCGAAACGCCGGAAGAAAGCTGCTTTTGAGCCACGGCAATACTCCCGACCAGTGCAAGCATGTCAGAGCGATACATTTTACGTATTTTCCAAGCGAGACACCGTATGCAGACG GTGAGACTCAAAAGCTGAACATGTATCAAGCAATAAATGAAGGACTTGCTCTTGCATTGGAAAATGATCCACGTACAG TGATCTTTGGCGAGGATGTAGCATTCGGAGGAGTGTTTCGTTGcacaataaatttaaagaaacgTTTCGGAGCTGATCGTGTATTTAACACACCTCTCTGTGAGCAAGGAATCGCTGGTTTTGGAATTGGTTTAGCCAACGCGGGAATATCGGCGATTGCCGAAATACAATTTGCAGATTACATATTTCCCGCTTTCGATCAG TTAGTGAATGAAGCAGCCAAGATGAGATATCGGAGCGGCAATATGTTTGATTGTGGCAAACTCACAGTTCGCGCACCTTGGGGGGCTGTCGGCCATGGTGGCCTTTATCATTCTCAATGTCCAGAAGCTTACTTCGCTCATACTCCTGGCCTGAAG GTCGTTGTGCCTCGCGGAGCCGCGCAAGCAAAAGGTCTCCTGTTGAGTTGCATAGAAGAACCAGATCCTTGCATTATGTTTGAGccgaaaattttatatcgcaAGGCGATTGACCAAGTACCCAAGGCGCATTACAAGATCGACATCGGCAAGGGTGAGGTTGTAAGAAAAG GTGACGCCGTGACGCTCGTGGGCTGGGGTACTCAGGTGCACGTACTATTGGAGGTGGCCGACCTAGTGCAGGAGAAGCTCAACGTGTCCTGCGAGGTGATAGACCTCATTTCCATCCTACCTTGGGACGCGGAACTTGTGTGCGAG TCGGTGAAGAAAACCGGACGCGTTATTATCGCTCACGAAGCGCCGATGACAAACGGATTTGGAGCAGAAATAGCCGCAACTATACAG GCGGAGTGCTTCTTGCATTTGGAGGCGCCAGTTCAAAGGGTCACGGGATGGGACTGTCCTTTCCCACACATCTTCGAACCGTTCTACTTGCCGGATAAGTGGCGTTGTTTCGCGGCTATACGAGATATCCTCAAATATTGA
- the LOC105277980 gene encoding 28S ribosomal protein S30, mitochondrial, which produces MSLFSINFVQIRRLSLIVKVPNYGKQKKYRGQSVTYGELKKREAALNKPKRFTKNTAESLYPPIEHLDKRQKKQQIVHEEIKNLETVEEKIFKINMPRYYGWKSLILHEHNIQYNSLPYVQQITRTHIVKESGLPAYYDNVISNDQLDNIVQEIKGSVEDNIAFEYCRRKRDETKMEMLNENNEHFKTKKFIQKINRTILIHLSSKYPHLLNAEVDYEPRLEASWFLGGLEPSARHRMVRKKNKCLRKFADEPVTIPVQYDGHPVMHLRHKHPLREIVPLSECTNPAYDVPTYEFSPETLGYKFGLQHLTNIPGFWPGDESEFGLLSYHTCKNLEDRTKKYNDITDYYATLSAQAILASYSWLLSQACYQGFSTYNDITYPLTTQTVITNGKSWSFCVYQLNTILLHSQHVKENPKRNMCWITEPLKLFDKIENEKIHGLNEQVLKTLVKFYVNAPEERQDVNLKPYLGESVKVIADIEHDERRNWLEKQYKHLMCNRSRHRRIPEIYQWQKIYMIQHKTRPMEKRREPWQFGINVMHRRLDDHTPRYVPKCLRENPKKKRIGRWEKTYYP; this is translated from the exons ATGTCTTTGTTTTCAATCAACTTTGTTCAAATCCGGAGGCTATCGCTTATTGTCAAGGTACCAAATTATGGAAAACAGAAGAAATACAGAGGACAAAGCGTTACCTATGGCGAGttaaagaagagagaagctGCGCTGAATAAACCTAAACGGTTTACTAAAAATACAGCGGAATCATTGTATCCACCTATTGAACACTTAGACAAGAGGCAAAAGAAGCAGCAGATCGTTCACGAAGAGATTAAGAATCTGGAAACCGTGGAGGAGAAgattttcaagataaatatGCCACGATATTATGGCTGGAAATCATTGATCCTACATGAACATAACatacaatataattctttGCCATATGTACAACAGATTACGAGAACACACATCGTGAAAGAGTCTGGTCTTCCGGCTTATTATGACAACGTAATTTCAAATGACCAGCTGGACAACATAGTACAAGAGATCAAAGGTAGCGTGGAGGATAATATAGCTTTTGAATATTGTAGAAG AAAACGGGACGAAACCAAAATGGAAATGTTGAACGAAAATAATGAACATTTTAAAACGAAAAAGTTTATCCAGAAAATTAATAGAACAATACTCATACATCTATCCTCCAAATATCCGCATTTATTAAATGCGGAAGTCGATTATGAGCCAAGGTTGGAAGCATCCTGGTTCTTGGGCGGTCTGGAACCATCTGCACGTCATAGGATGGTgcgtaaaaaaaacaaatgtcTTCGTAAATTTGCTGACGAGCCAGTAACCATTCCTGTTCAATATGACGGTCACCCCGTGATGCACCTGAGACACAAGCACCCACTGAGGGAGATTGTCCCTCTGAGCGAGTGCACGAATCCAGCTTATGATGTGCCTACGTACGAGTTCTCTCCTGAAACATTGGGTTATAAATTTGGTTTGCAACATTTGACCAATATACCTGGCTTCTGGCCCGGGGACGAGAGCGAATTTGGATTATTGTCTTATCACACTTGTAAAAATCTAGAAGACAgaacaaagaaatataacGACATAACGGACTATTACGCGACACTCTCAGCGCAGGCCATATTAGCATCCTACAGCTGGTTATTGTCGCAAGCCTGTTATCAAG GTTTTTCTACTTACAATGACATTACCTATCCACTAACGACTCAAACTGTCATTACAAATGGAAAGTCGTGGTCATTCTGCGTTTATCAGCTTAATACTATATTATTGCACTCCCAGCACGTGAAGGAAAATCCAAAACGCAACATGTGCTGGATCACAGAGCCGCTGAAATTGTTTGACAAAATAGAGAACGAAAAAATTCACGGTCTAAATGAACAAGTTCTCAAGACCTTGGTCAAATTTTACGTAAATGCTCCCGAGGAAAGGCAGGATGTAAACCTGAAACCTTATTTAGGAGAATCGGTGAAAGTGATAGCCGACATAGAGCACGACGAGAGGAGAAACTGGCTGGAGAAACAGTACAAGCATCTCATGTGTAATAGGTCGAGGCACAG GCGGATACCAGAAATTTATCAATGGCAAAAAATCTACATGATTCAACATAAAACTCGTCCGATGGAAAAGAGACGAGAACCGTGGCAATTCGGCATCAATGTAATGCATCGTCGATTGGACGATCATACGCCACGATACGTACCGAAGTGTCTACGAGAGAATCccaagaagaaaagaataggACGATGGGAAAAAACCTATTATCCGTGA
- the LOC105277979 gene encoding glucosylceramidase produces the protein MLRAIILIIAFAAVQGSNNCVEQSFGPGRIVCVCNSTYCDTIDEPELRAGQFQWYTSTEDGLRLQLTVGDFSSINNENNGLILIVNSSQAYQSIHGFGGAMTDATALNIRTLSNETQQILLEQYFGSRSGIGYTHVRIPIAGTDFSTRPYTYDDTAYDVTLSNFSLVEEDEYKIHYLNYIKSIMPDPESLRIFCAAWSAPWWMKSTKSIRGGFLEPQYYETYAEYVKKFYDAYKEHGVEIWGMTPGNEPMDGAAVNFSFNSMLWTPRGEAFWSAEYLAPTLSNAGYNPVYMAMDDQRFELPWYPNTMFLNPKAKKLFGGIAYHWYTDYLFSPMRLDITHRENPDKFILMTEACTGSSSWDIEKVVLGSWNRGLAYILDIIQNLSHWVVGWVDWNMALNATGGPNWANNFVDSPIIVIPENDEFYKQPMFYALAHVSRFVPRYSYRIYSEGLDNPNLRAIAFYTPEQRIVVVIVNMADQPFNVTVKSTNMSEHTINLEIPANSFNTLLYLEQQ, from the exons ATGTTGCGCGCAATAATCTTAATCATCGCCTTTGCTGCAGTGCAAG GTAGTAACAACTGCGTGGAACAATCGTTTGGACCAGGACGCATCGTATGCGTCTGCAATTCAACGTACTGCGACACGATAGACGAGCCGGAATTACGAGCGGGTCAATTTCAGTGGTACACATCTACCGAGGACGGTCTAAGGTTGCAGCTCACCGTTGGCGATTTCTCTTccattaataatgaaaataatggaTTGATTCTCATAGTGAACAGCAGTCAAGCGTATCAATCGATACATGGATTTGGCGGTGCGATGACCGACGCCACTGCACTCAACATCAGAACTCTCAGTAATGAAACTCAGCAGATTCTGTTAGA GCAGTATTTCGGTTCACGTTCTGGTATCGGATACACGCATGTCCGCATACCCATCGCGGGTACCGACTTCTCGACGAGGCCGTACACGTACGACGACACGGCCTACGATGTCACGTTGAGTAACTTCAGCCTCGTCGAAGAGGATGAGTATAAGATCCACTACCTGAATTATATCAAGAGCATTATGCCCGATCCAGAGAGTTTGAGGATATTTTGTGCCGCATGGTCCGCACCGTGGTGGATGAAATCCACCAAGAGCATAAGAGGAG GTTTCCTAGAACCCCAATATTATGAAACTTACGCTGAGTACGTGAAGAAATTCTATGACGCGTATAAAGAACACGGGGTGGAGATATGGGGGATGACGCCGGGGAACGAGCCGATGGACGGAGCCGCTGTGAATTTTTCCTTCAACTCCATGCTTTGGACTCCCAGAGGAGAGGCGTTTTGGTCCGCCGAGTATTTGGCACCGACTTTGTCCAATGCCGGATACAATCCCGTCTATATGGCGATGGACGACCAGCGGTTCGAATTGCCGTGGTATCCCAATACGATGTTCCTTAATCCAAAGGCCAAAAAATTGTTCGGCGGTATCGCATACCACTGGTACACGGATTATTTATTCTCACCTATGAGATTAGATATAACGCATAGAGAAAATCCGGATAAGTTTATACTAATGACCGAAGCATGCACCG GTAGTTCTTCGTGGGACATAGAGAAGGTGGTATTAGGATCGTGGAATCGAGGATTAgcatatattttagatataatCCAG aATTTGTCGCACTGGGTAGTCGGATGGGTCGATTGGAACATGGCGCTCAATGCGACCGGTGGACCAAATTGGGCCAATAACTTTGTCGATTCACCCATCATTGTGATACCGGAAAATGACGAGTTTTACAAACAGCCAATGTTCTATGCGCTTGCTCACGTTAGCAGATTTGTGCCACGCTATTCTTATAGGATCTACTCTGAAGGCCTCGATAATCCAAACCTTCGAGCGATAGCTTTTTACACACCCGAACAGAGAATTGTGGTTGTAATCGTTAACAT GGCTGACCAGCCTTTTAATGTAACGGTCAAAAGTACGAATATGTCGGAGCACACGATCAATTTGGAGATACCCGCAAACTCTTTTAACACTCTTTTATATTTAGAGCAACAATAA